The following coding sequences lie in one Arabidopsis thaliana chromosome 3, partial sequence genomic window:
- a CDS encoding F-box and associated interaction domains-containing protein (F-box and associated interaction domains-containing protein; CONTAINS InterPro DOMAIN/s: F-box domain, cyclin-like (InterPro:IPR001810), F-box domain, Skp2-like (InterPro:IPR022364), F-box associated domain, type 1 (InterPro:IPR006527), F-box associated interaction domain (InterPro:IPR017451); BEST Arabidopsis thaliana protein match is: F-box and associated interaction domains-containing protein (TAIR:AT4G05080.1); Has 1001 Blast hits to 942 proteins in 13 species: Archae - 0; Bacteria - 0; Metazoa - 0; Fungi - 0; Plants - 1001; Viruses - 0; Other Eukaryotes - 0 (source: NCBI BLink).): protein MTMMSDLTQDLVEEILSRVPITSLGAVRSTCKGWNALSKERILCIGEPKQQFLGFMMLDYRLCSMRFNLHGILNEDFVSISMYQVETSQVFYCAGLLLCVTREKSSRLIIWNPYLGQTRWINTKTTKTGYNTYALGCDNNKNHKILKVFCDDYQCYYEIYDVKSNSWSAFNVTDPNWHIDYDICALVNGNTYFLTKERILVEDSDEDEDEVETPEILICFDFTAERFGKFLHLPFQFDIDFGDTGGLSCVKEEKLAVLLKRYDQNVIEIWVTTKIEPNVVFWKPFLKVDIETVLGALLDFQLDSFFIDEEKKLAVVFSSNKSKCYKTAYIIGEDRYLKEVDLGECKPLRSPIVCFSSYVPSLVQINQIAVPKRRENKRKRKSKGKGREV from the coding sequence atgacGATGATGAGTGATCTTACGCAGGATTTGGTAGAGGAGATACTGTCTAGGGTTCCGATAACTTCTCTAGGAGCAGTGAGATCCACCTGCAAAGGATGGAACGCTTTATCCAAAGAACGGATTCTATGTATAGGAGAACCAAAACAGCAGTTTCTAGGGTTCATGATGTTGGATTATAGGCTTTGCTCAATGAGGTTCAATCTTCACGGAATCCTCAACGAAGACTTTGTTAGTATATCAATGTATCAAGTCGAAACATCTCAAGTCTTTTACTGCGCCGGCTTATTGTTATGTGTAACAAGGGAGAAGTCATCAAGGCTCATTATTTGGAACCCGTATTTAGGACAAACCAGATGGATCAAcaccaaaaccacaaaaacagGATACAATACGTATGCTCTTGGATGTgacaacaacaagaatcaCAAGATATTGAAAGTTTTCTGTGATGACTACCAGTGCTACTACGAAATTTACGATGTAAAGTCTAATTCATGGAGTGCTTTTAATGTCACTGATCCCAACTGGCATATAGACTATGATATATGCGCATTGGTAAATGGAAATACTTACTTTTTGACTAAAGAAAGAATACTAGTGGAAGATTccgatgaagatgaagatgaagttgAAACCCCTGAAATCttaatctgttttgattttacggCAGAGAGATTTGGCAAGTTTCTTCATCTACCGTTTCAGTTTGATATTGATTTCGGAGATACCGGAGGTCTATCTTgtgttaaagaagagaaactcgCGGTGTTACTTAAACGCTATGATCAAAATGTGATAGAGATTTGGGTTACTACTAAGATTGAGCCCAATGTGGTGTTTTGGAAACCCTTCTTAAAAGTTGATATTGAGACAGTACTCGGTGCTCTTCTTGATTTTCAGCTTGACAGTTTCTTCATTgacgaagagaagaaactcGCGGTGGTTTTTAgttcaaacaaatcaaaatgcTACAAAACAGCTTACATTATTGGAGAAGATAGATACTTGAAAGAAGTGGATCTTGGAGAATGTAAACCATTGCGTAGCCCAATTGTGTGTTTTAGCTCGtatgttccaagtttagtGCAAATCAACCAAATTGCAGTACCCAAAAGGAGAGAGAataagaggaagaggaagagcaaAGGAAAGGGTAGAGAAGTGTGA
- a CDS encoding F-box family protein (F-box family protein; CONTAINS InterPro DOMAIN/s: F-box domain, cyclin-like (InterPro:IPR001810), F-box domain, Skp2-like (InterPro:IPR022364), F-box associated domain, type 1 (InterPro:IPR006527), F-box associated interaction domain (InterPro:IPR017451); BEST Arabidopsis thaliana protein match is: F-box family protein (TAIR:AT1G32140.1); Has 1038 Blast hits to 987 proteins in 15 species: Archae - 0; Bacteria - 0; Metazoa - 0; Fungi - 0; Plants - 1038; Viruses - 0; Other Eukaryotes - 0 (source: NCBI BLink).) → MTMISDLSKDLVEEILSKAPITSLGAVRSTHKQWNALSKGRLLYKAEAKDQFLGFMVMDHRFLSMIFHLNGILKGDGEGFDRPSIREVGDIVNQIDISKVFQCDGLVLCVPSDNSSVVVWNPYLGQTKWIEAREPHDESDMFALGYDKDKNHKILRLYDECYYYYEVYNFKTESWGEEDHLPGWDIDSYNRGVSLNGNTYFLTQEQRAKDKYRVFLLCFNFTTEKFENFIAMPFKYHRKYVGTLSCVGNEKLAALYQRWDTGEMAIWVTTKIESNEVLWSNLFKVDMKPLVRFGFQQCKDEAGSFFIDEEKKLAVVFNLDKKRGKRNNKTRCYHTAYIIGEKGYLKKEVLGEAVEVRKDVYRSALVCSSSYVPSLEKINQIEEEEEDKCKSIKMVDTKRQRKKRKRKSKR, encoded by the coding sequence ATGACTATGATCTCTGATCTTTCGAAGGATTTGGTAGAGGAGATACTCTCTAAGGCTCCGATAACTTCTCTTGGAGCCGTGAGATCCACTCACAAACAATGGAACGCCTTATCCAAAGGTCGGCTGTTGTATAAAGCGGAAGCGAAGGATCAGTTTCTAGGGTTCATGGTGATGGATCATAGGTTTTTATCAATGATATTCCATCTCAATGGAATTCTAAAAGGAGACGGTGAAGGCTTTGATCGTCCATCTATCAGGGAGGTAGGTGATATAGTTAATCAAATCGACATCTCTAAAGTGTTTCAATGCGATGGTTTAGTGTTGTGCGTTCCAAGTGACAACTCTAGTGTTGTGGTTTGGAATCCGTATTTGGGTCAAACCAAGTGGATCGAAGCAAGAGAACCTCACGACGAATCAGACATGTTTGCTCTCGGTTACGACAAGGACAAGAACCACAAGATCTTGAGGTTGTACGATGAGTGTTATTACTACTACGAAGTTTACAATTTCAAGACAGAATCATGGGGGGAAGAAGATCACCTTCCAGGCTGGGATATAGATTCTTATAACCGCGGCGTATCCTTAAATGGAAATACGTACTTCTTGACTCAAGAGCAAAGAGCAAAAGATAAGTATCGtgttttcttgctttgttttaaCTTCACAACGgagaagtttgaaaattttattgcTATGCCGTTTAAGTATCATAGGAAATACGTTGGAACACTTTCTTGTGTTGGAAATGAAAAACTAGCGGCTCTATATCAGCGCTGGGATACAGGCGAGATGGCCATATGGGTAACCACTAAGATTGAGTCCAATGAGGTGTTGTGGAGCAACTTGTTTAAAGTTGATATGAAACCACTCGTTAGGTTTGGCTTTCAACAATGTAAAGATGAAGCTGGCAGTTTTTTCATTgacgaagagaagaaactcGCGGTGGTTTTTAATCTAGATAAAAAACGTGGTAAAAGGAATAACAAGACACGTTGTTACCACACAGCTTACATTATTGGAGAGAAGGGATACTTGAAAAAAGAGGTTCTTGGAGAAGCTGTGGAGGTCCGAAAAGACGTGTATCGGAGCGCACTTGTGTGTTCTAgctcttatgttccaagtttagAGAAGATCAACCaaattgaagaggaagaggaagataagtgcaaatcaatcaaaatggTGGACACAAAAAGGCAACgtaagaagaggaagaggaagagcaaAAGGtaa